The Candidatus Koribacter versatilis Ellin345 genome has a segment encoding these proteins:
- a CDS encoding GntR family transcriptional regulator, translated as MNVILALRREAFFMRRGRQSEIPAYQKIEGALLASMEAGELQPGDALPSERDLAKRYGVSLMTARHAVLALQNAGRVHRRPRAGTYVAPPRIQFNRLSGLTEQLSEHGVRMRSKVLTFEFCENEPHVNAQLVLPTDARVVKIQRLRIGGEEPFAIETCYVSAEAFPELRREHAEKKSLFATVAEQYGHPLNYADEEIDATTASARQAVLLGIRRDAPLLRIRQLIHASDGLPIIYGLGFYRPELHTVYVRRVR; from the coding sequence ATGAACGTTATTCTGGCGCTGCGGCGAGAGGCGTTTTTCATGCGCAGGGGCAGGCAATCCGAAATACCGGCGTATCAGAAGATCGAAGGAGCGCTTCTCGCGAGCATGGAAGCTGGCGAACTTCAGCCAGGCGATGCCCTGCCCTCAGAGCGAGACCTGGCGAAGCGTTACGGTGTGAGTCTGATGACCGCCCGCCACGCTGTCCTGGCGCTTCAGAATGCCGGGAGGGTCCACCGCCGCCCGAGGGCAGGAACTTACGTTGCTCCTCCGAGGATCCAATTCAATCGGCTTAGCGGGCTGACCGAACAGTTGAGTGAGCATGGGGTTCGAATGAGGTCGAAGGTACTCACATTCGAGTTCTGTGAAAACGAGCCCCACGTGAATGCACAGCTCGTTCTGCCGACGGATGCACGCGTGGTCAAGATTCAGCGCTTGAGAATCGGCGGCGAAGAGCCCTTCGCAATCGAAACCTGCTACGTCTCCGCGGAGGCCTTTCCTGAGCTTCGCCGTGAACACGCCGAGAAGAAGTCTCTGTTCGCGACCGTCGCCGAACAATACGGGCATCCGTTGAATTATGCCGACGAAGAGATTGATGCCACCACTGCATCGGCACGGCAGGCAGTGCTGCTAGGAATTCGGCGCGATGCTCCCCTGCTGAGAATCCGGCAACTCATTCACGCGTCCGACGGCCTGCCGATCATTTACGGACTAGGCTTCTATCGTCCGGAACTCCACACGGTATACGTGAGGCGGGTGCGCTGA
- a CDS encoding TonB-dependent receptor yields the protein MNSCSRVVALLLLCFAVVGFAFGQADTGQVTGVATDPSGAIVAGAKVTITDVNTGATRTSTTTQSGTFAFTNLKPSAYDVVVEAEKFARFTRRLDVSVGSRNDLQAQLAVTSAGTTVDVTAETEAAQVNTESQTLSNVVTAKQIAELPTLTRNAYDLVATAGNVVEDTTDFVRGTGFSINGQRSASTDILLDGGENVDLYDAAVGQNVPLDSVQEFRIVTSDFTAEYGRAGGGVVNVATKSGTNAFHGTAYDFNRVSALAANSWENDANGIDKGHFTRNQFGYSIGGPVVKNKLFFFSSTEWTRVRSTNNNIATIIDPAFLAAPEVSDNTKAFFQAYGARKDNLDVLDVQTWAQTPHTTSTGPADSTPTLDKVSYQIAGNSGGGAPQNSYSTVNRVDWNATDKTTIFGRYALESQDYFPGYISFSPYSGYDTPDLLFRNNVLINMTHVFSPNFVSQSKIAYNRLNESQPFSTAPVGPTLYSNYFGLPTINGGLLLFPGYSPSTPGNSIPYGGPQNLYQLYQDLSWTKGKHQLRFGGQYIHTRDNRTFGAYEGAAAYLNNAFDVGDAFDQLVAGNTKRYQVAVDPQGKFPCPYTTDGAYQELDSCKVSLPVSSPSFTRHNHYNDGAWYAQDTWKFTPRLTLNLGLRWEYYGVQHNVDTSPESNFYLGQGSGILEQIRNGSVQLAGQGPTSGLWAPDRNNFAPRVGFAWDVFGDGKTAIRGGYGISYERNFGNVTFNVIQNPPGQYVMIQAAPISVDNFGPLAPGSGANPYLRPGSLRAVNQNIPTAYTESWSFAVERQVIKNSVLAFEYSGAHGVHLYDIANISGAGMGYAFFGDPDSVRLTGTNLQYSAINYRSANGFNTYGGLNTRFTTDNLFNLGLQLNFNWTWSHSLDNLSNTFSEAGNGPFQLGYVHPFDPVLDKGNSEYDARHRFVVSAVWQVPWGKKVNNSVLRQVVDGWSLSPLFSYHTGYSYSIFDGTNAFNNDGRWIPGAATSRDGSANRNSYVGGGVFNYMGLPWDPNNMTLVNLGQTTAPGAVAGTGVSWGDLPINPATGLSSCPTVGSLVGCSYGPNTDRNQFVGPGNHQFNAVIGKTFRLSERFSMQFRGEFYNVFNNHNYYLLTTNADVFGMSVAANGDSSLSAGRNIQAVKGGYGNALDETRNIQLGLKLIF from the coding sequence ATGAATTCTTGCAGTCGAGTGGTCGCGCTCTTGCTGCTGTGCTTTGCCGTGGTTGGCTTCGCCTTTGGGCAGGCTGATACCGGTCAGGTCACCGGCGTAGCGACCGACCCATCCGGAGCTATCGTGGCCGGCGCCAAAGTCACCATCACCGACGTGAATACCGGCGCGACACGTACATCTACGACGACCCAGAGCGGGACGTTCGCATTCACGAACTTGAAACCTTCTGCGTACGACGTCGTTGTCGAAGCAGAGAAGTTTGCGCGCTTCACCCGTCGCTTGGATGTCAGCGTCGGCTCGCGAAATGATCTGCAGGCGCAACTCGCAGTGACGTCAGCCGGTACAACCGTGGACGTCACCGCCGAAACTGAAGCGGCGCAGGTGAATACCGAATCGCAGACGTTGTCCAACGTGGTCACCGCGAAGCAGATTGCGGAATTGCCAACTCTCACGCGCAACGCTTATGACCTCGTTGCCACTGCCGGCAACGTGGTGGAAGACACCACCGACTTCGTGCGCGGCACTGGTTTCTCGATCAACGGCCAGCGCTCGGCTTCGACCGATATCCTGCTCGATGGCGGCGAGAATGTCGATCTCTATGACGCCGCAGTTGGGCAGAACGTCCCTCTCGATTCAGTGCAGGAATTCCGCATTGTCACCAGCGACTTCACGGCGGAGTACGGCCGCGCAGGCGGCGGGGTCGTAAACGTTGCCACCAAGTCGGGCACCAACGCTTTCCACGGTACCGCTTATGACTTCAACCGGGTTTCGGCTCTCGCCGCCAACTCTTGGGAGAACGACGCAAACGGCATCGACAAAGGACATTTCACACGCAACCAGTTTGGCTATTCCATCGGTGGTCCGGTGGTGAAGAACAAACTATTCTTCTTCTCCAGCACCGAGTGGACGCGCGTTCGCAGCACCAACAACAACATCGCGACGATCATTGATCCCGCGTTCCTCGCAGCTCCGGAAGTCAGCGACAACACCAAGGCGTTCTTCCAGGCCTACGGTGCTCGCAAGGACAACCTGGACGTCCTCGACGTTCAAACGTGGGCACAAACGCCACACACCACCAGCACAGGGCCGGCCGACTCAACTCCAACCCTGGACAAAGTTTCCTACCAGATCGCCGGCAACTCCGGCGGTGGCGCTCCCCAGAACTCGTATTCAACGGTCAATCGCGTGGATTGGAATGCGACCGACAAAACCACAATCTTCGGCCGTTATGCTCTCGAGAGCCAGGATTACTTCCCCGGATACATCAGCTTCAGCCCGTATTCCGGCTATGACACTCCGGACCTTCTCTTCCGTAACAACGTGCTCATCAACATGACGCACGTGTTCAGCCCGAATTTCGTTAGCCAGAGCAAAATTGCTTACAACCGGCTGAACGAATCGCAACCGTTCTCCACTGCGCCGGTTGGCCCGACGCTTTACTCCAACTATTTCGGCCTGCCCACCATCAATGGCGGACTGTTGCTCTTCCCCGGTTACTCGCCGAGCACTCCCGGCAACTCGATTCCATACGGCGGTCCGCAGAACCTCTACCAGCTTTACCAGGACCTCTCCTGGACAAAAGGCAAGCACCAACTCCGCTTCGGAGGCCAGTACATTCACACCCGCGACAACCGCACCTTCGGAGCCTATGAAGGCGCCGCCGCGTATCTGAATAATGCCTTCGATGTCGGGGATGCCTTCGACCAACTCGTCGCAGGTAATACCAAGCGCTACCAGGTTGCGGTCGATCCCCAAGGAAAATTCCCATGTCCTTACACTACCGATGGCGCTTATCAGGAACTCGATTCCTGCAAAGTCTCGCTGCCGGTCAGCTCACCCTCGTTCACGCGCCACAATCACTACAACGACGGCGCGTGGTATGCACAGGACACCTGGAAGTTCACGCCTCGGCTCACTCTGAACCTCGGCCTACGCTGGGAATACTACGGCGTACAGCACAACGTGGATACCAGCCCCGAATCCAACTTCTACCTCGGACAGGGCTCAGGCATTCTCGAACAAATCCGCAACGGTTCCGTTCAGCTCGCCGGCCAGGGTCCGACAAGCGGATTGTGGGCACCCGACCGCAATAACTTCGCGCCGCGCGTTGGCTTCGCGTGGGATGTTTTCGGCGACGGGAAAACCGCGATCCGCGGCGGCTACGGCATCAGTTACGAACGCAACTTCGGCAACGTCACCTTCAACGTAATTCAGAATCCTCCGGGACAGTACGTGATGATCCAGGCTGCCCCGATTTCGGTGGATAACTTCGGTCCTCTCGCACCTGGGAGCGGAGCCAATCCGTACCTGCGGCCGGGTAGTTTACGCGCGGTAAACCAGAACATTCCGACCGCATACACGGAATCCTGGAGCTTCGCAGTTGAACGCCAAGTAATAAAGAACAGCGTTCTCGCGTTCGAATACTCCGGGGCTCACGGCGTACATCTGTACGACATCGCCAATATTTCCGGCGCCGGTATGGGATACGCCTTCTTCGGCGATCCCGACAGCGTCCGACTCACTGGCACGAACCTGCAGTACTCGGCAATCAACTATCGCTCGGCGAACGGGTTTAATACCTACGGCGGCTTGAATACCCGATTCACCACCGACAACCTGTTCAACCTCGGTCTTCAGCTGAACTTCAACTGGACCTGGTCTCACTCACTCGATAACCTCAGCAACACGTTCAGTGAGGCGGGCAACGGCCCATTCCAACTTGGTTACGTTCACCCGTTTGACCCAGTCCTCGACAAGGGCAACTCCGAATACGACGCACGCCACCGTTTCGTCGTCAGCGCAGTTTGGCAAGTGCCGTGGGGCAAGAAAGTAAACAACAGCGTGCTTCGGCAAGTTGTGGACGGCTGGTCATTGTCGCCGCTGTTCAGCTACCACACCGGTTATTCCTACAGCATCTTCGACGGAACCAACGCCTTCAACAACGATGGCCGTTGGATTCCCGGAGCTGCAACTTCCAGGGACGGTTCTGCCAATCGCAACAGCTATGTTGGCGGCGGCGTCTTCAACTACATGGGTCTGCCGTGGGATCCCAACAATATGACTCTCGTGAACCTCGGTCAAACCACTGCTCCGGGCGCCGTTGCTGGCACGGGCGTCTCGTGGGGCGATCTGCCGATCAATCCGGCGACCGGCTTGTCCAGCTGTCCCACCGTTGGCAGCCTCGTGGGTTGCAGCTACGGTCCAAACACCGATCGTAACCAGTTCGTAGGCCCGGGGAACCATCAATTCAACGCGGTCATCGGAAAGACTTTCCGTCTCTCCGAGCGTTTCAGCATGCAGTTCCGCGGCGAATTCTACAACGTGTTTAACAACCACAATTACTACCTGCTCACTACGAATGCTGATGTCTTCGGCATGTCGGTAGCAGCGAATGGAGACTCGAGCCTAAGCGCGGGACGGAACATCCAGGCTGTAAAGGGTGGCTACGGTAACGCTCTCGACGAAACTCGCAACATCCAGCTCGGGCTTAAGCTCATTTTCTAA
- a CDS encoding LytR/AlgR family response regulator transcription factor, translated as MATNPVVDLELRAVIVEDEPLATMKLKKLLDGEPGIRVMGHAANIDEAVAQIRKLQPNVIFLDVQLPGGSGFEVLDRLPEANRPCIIFTTAYDQYAIKAFDLHAADYLLKPFDQERLHRAIEKARVQAAGPVDKEWTQRLAKLIETLPKNGRNPEERLVFKSGGRVLFLEQDEIEWIEAASNYVHIHCGGNVVHSVRNTIRDVETRLNPLKFIRVHRSIIVNVNRIKELQPCNSGEHVVVMKSGKELSCSRTYRMAIASITRERL; from the coding sequence GTGGCAACCAATCCTGTCGTCGACTTGGAACTGCGCGCGGTCATCGTAGAAGATGAACCCCTCGCGACTATGAAGCTCAAGAAACTTCTCGATGGCGAGCCTGGCATTCGTGTGATGGGCCACGCGGCAAACATCGATGAGGCCGTCGCTCAAATTAGGAAGTTGCAGCCTAACGTCATCTTTCTTGATGTTCAGCTTCCGGGCGGTAGCGGTTTCGAAGTTCTCGATCGCCTGCCCGAAGCAAACCGTCCCTGCATCATCTTTACGACCGCATACGACCAGTACGCAATCAAGGCATTCGACCTCCATGCCGCCGACTACCTACTGAAGCCCTTCGACCAGGAACGCCTCCATCGCGCAATCGAAAAGGCTCGCGTTCAGGCTGCGGGCCCGGTTGACAAGGAATGGACCCAAAGGCTGGCGAAGCTGATCGAGACTCTGCCAAAGAATGGGCGCAACCCCGAAGAACGTTTGGTTTTCAAGAGCGGCGGACGCGTACTATTCCTGGAGCAGGACGAAATCGAGTGGATTGAGGCGGCTTCCAATTACGTCCACATCCACTGCGGCGGGAACGTGGTGCACTCTGTGCGCAATACCATTCGCGACGTCGAGACGCGGCTCAATCCTCTCAAATTCATCCGCGTCCATCGTTCGATCATCGTGAACGTCAATCGGATTAAGGAACTCCAGCCCTGTAACAGTGGCGAGCATGTGGTGGTGATGAAGAGCGGAAAAGAACTTTCCTGCAGCCGCACGTATCGCATGGCGATCGCCTCCATCACTCGCGAGCGGCTTTGA
- a CDS encoding sensor histidine kinase, which translates to MSLSLITSEEVHAASASKEKTNWSLVWGVNAISWLVLSFLEVITVYPMRISQGRPLPFWMMFKDVFLHNLLGMVLTPGIYYLALKFPFSPRRILKPTMVHLSGSIFFAFANTAQHYLMFPLHVSPDSYEKFTWMLFYGFMSYAWFLDTSTTYIPVLAIAYMCSYYQKYRENEMQKLRLDAQLAQAQLQFLRSQLNPHFLFNTLHSITSLMHFDIDAADKMMAQLSDLLRMALQQADVNETELKYELDFVDRYLAIEKTRLGDRLRISRSVSEEAKQALVPPLILQPLVENAVIHGVSQQVEGGELFLRAIVFSGTLRLTVRNKGSLRTPSFRPPGHSGVGIRNIRERLNQMYGGDHSFVIEEDGKGGVEVAIILPLRTAAVSPNLTIDQVHAAL; encoded by the coding sequence ATGTCTCTGAGCCTCATCACGTCGGAAGAGGTGCACGCGGCTTCTGCCTCGAAAGAGAAAACCAACTGGTCACTAGTGTGGGGAGTCAACGCGATCTCCTGGCTGGTCTTGAGCTTCCTCGAGGTCATCACGGTGTATCCGATGCGCATCTCCCAGGGACGCCCCCTTCCGTTCTGGATGATGTTCAAGGATGTGTTCCTGCACAACCTTCTCGGAATGGTGCTCACCCCCGGAATCTACTACCTTGCTCTCAAATTTCCCTTTTCCCCGCGGCGCATTCTGAAGCCGACGATGGTTCACCTTTCGGGATCCATCTTCTTCGCATTTGCCAACACGGCGCAGCATTACCTGATGTTTCCACTGCACGTCTCGCCCGATTCCTATGAGAAGTTCACGTGGATGCTGTTCTATGGCTTCATGTCGTATGCGTGGTTCCTCGATACCTCGACGACCTACATTCCCGTACTCGCGATCGCGTACATGTGCAGCTATTACCAGAAATATCGCGAGAACGAGATGCAGAAACTGCGGTTGGATGCTCAACTCGCGCAGGCCCAGCTCCAATTCCTGCGCAGCCAGTTGAACCCGCACTTCCTGTTCAACACCCTGCACTCCATCACTTCGTTAATGCATTTCGACATCGATGCAGCCGACAAGATGATGGCGCAGCTCAGCGATTTGCTTCGCATGGCTTTGCAACAGGCCGACGTCAACGAAACCGAGCTGAAGTACGAGCTCGACTTTGTAGATAGGTATCTTGCGATTGAAAAAACTCGCCTCGGAGATCGTTTACGGATCTCTCGCAGCGTTTCGGAGGAGGCGAAACAAGCACTTGTGCCTCCTTTGATCCTGCAACCACTAGTGGAGAACGCAGTGATTCATGGCGTTTCGCAGCAGGTGGAAGGCGGCGAACTTTTTCTACGGGCGATCGTGTTCAGCGGAACGCTCCGGCTCACCGTCCGCAACAAGGGCAGCTTGCGTACGCCAAGTTTCCGGCCTCCGGGACATAGCGGCGTAGGAATTCGCAATATTCGCGAACGGCTCAACCAGATGTACGGCGGCGATCATTCTTTCGTGATCGAGGAAGACGGAAAAGGCGGCGTTGAAGTTGCAATCATTCTTCCCCTCCGAACAGCGGCCGTTTCTCCTAACTTAACGATTGATCAGGTACATGCCGCCCTCTGA
- a CDS encoding ABC transporter permease codes for MLAQEIRHGVRILQRSPGFAFATVLTLSICIGVNIAMFWIVDGVLLRPLPYRESDRLVNITTGSPERQITGIPTSWTKFQRMQQESKLLESVGAYFPTTLSISTNGVPEELPAAHATASLFQALDVTPAMGRSFLPQEEREGGAQVAIISDHFWRTRFNASSDILGKTISLDGRSVEVIGVLPRRFQFPFVQPAPEVWVPRVFEYPTVAPARVRSGAAFLSVHGRLKSGATIKQLQSELSTLARAYEADNPGFADGRGFTLEVVALKESVVGQIRSTLLTLLIAVGFLWLVGCSNIAGLLVARATTRRKEIAIRQAIGASRSRIATQLVAESLVLSYLAGIFGVVIALACGKGLRMLPPGTLPRVEELGLDPTVVLFAILLSTFATVVIGIIPAVQIYRPDIYTPLKEGGRTANTGQKGSRSRLVLVVGEVAAAMVLLAGAGMLIKSFANLARVHPGFDPQNVMTFTINLPTSHYNTPEKQREFYRALLEEARAIPGVDAAGVISALPIGGFGFSVYVCPEGTVCQGIGKDPVIAYRMVSPAYVKTLRIPLLAGRDFTDHDNLNGSLVTIINQSTAKKYFPNVDPIGRHLVPSRERIPLEIVGVIGDVRANGLGAPVSEEFYVPAAQASAATMTLVLRSHTNLSAFAPPVRRIMAKLDPDVPFANVATMNQVISDSVTQSRLTAILTGAFASIALFLTSVGIYGVIAYWVAERSYEIGLRLAVGAMRKDILTLVLKQGMSLVAIGLVIGLAGSLLLSRFLKEILFGIGTFDPRTLIETVVILSAVAVLAVLIPARRALSVDPIIVLR; via the coding sequence ATGCTTGCGCAGGAGATTCGTCACGGAGTTCGAATCCTACAACGCAGTCCTGGTTTCGCATTCGCGACCGTTCTTACGCTAAGCATCTGCATCGGCGTAAACATTGCGATGTTCTGGATCGTGGATGGCGTTCTGCTGCGTCCGCTGCCTTATCGCGAGTCAGACCGCTTGGTAAACATTACGACCGGTAGCCCTGAACGGCAGATCACGGGAATTCCCACTTCGTGGACCAAGTTCCAGCGCATGCAGCAAGAGTCGAAGCTCCTCGAGAGCGTCGGCGCCTATTTCCCCACTACTTTGAGCATCAGCACGAACGGTGTTCCTGAGGAATTGCCTGCTGCGCATGCGACGGCAAGTTTGTTCCAAGCACTCGATGTAACTCCGGCGATGGGCCGCTCGTTTCTTCCGCAGGAAGAACGTGAAGGCGGTGCACAGGTCGCAATAATCAGCGATCACTTCTGGCGGACCCGCTTCAATGCATCAAGCGACATCCTCGGGAAAACGATCTCTCTCGACGGCCGTAGCGTCGAAGTAATTGGCGTTCTCCCTCGCAGGTTTCAATTTCCATTTGTGCAACCTGCGCCCGAGGTTTGGGTCCCACGGGTCTTCGAGTATCCAACCGTTGCTCCGGCCCGGGTCCGCTCGGGCGCCGCGTTCCTCAGCGTACATGGCCGGCTGAAATCAGGCGCGACGATAAAGCAGCTGCAATCTGAACTCAGCACTCTCGCGCGCGCTTATGAGGCGGACAATCCCGGCTTCGCAGATGGGCGTGGCTTTACTCTGGAAGTCGTCGCACTCAAGGAAAGCGTCGTTGGGCAGATCCGCTCTACGCTTCTAACGCTGCTCATCGCCGTCGGATTCCTCTGGCTTGTCGGCTGCTCGAACATCGCGGGCCTGCTTGTTGCTCGTGCCACTACGAGACGAAAAGAGATTGCGATTCGGCAGGCGATCGGAGCGTCGCGCTCGCGGATTGCCACGCAGCTCGTCGCGGAGAGTCTGGTGCTCTCCTATCTCGCCGGTATTTTTGGCGTGGTCATCGCGCTTGCCTGCGGCAAGGGTTTGCGAATGTTGCCGCCAGGGACGCTGCCTCGGGTGGAAGAGCTTGGGCTTGATCCCACCGTCGTCCTGTTCGCAATTCTTTTAAGCACATTCGCAACCGTCGTTATAGGCATCATCCCTGCTGTGCAGATATACCGGCCCGACATCTACACACCGCTAAAAGAGGGAGGCCGCACCGCAAATACCGGCCAAAAGGGAAGCCGCTCACGCTTGGTGCTGGTTGTTGGTGAAGTCGCTGCAGCCATGGTTCTCCTCGCGGGAGCGGGAATGCTCATCAAGAGCTTCGCCAACCTTGCTCGCGTGCATCCCGGCTTCGACCCGCAGAACGTGATGACTTTCACCATCAACCTTCCCACCTCGCACTACAACACGCCGGAAAAGCAGAGAGAGTTTTACCGCGCACTTCTCGAAGAGGCGCGTGCGATTCCCGGCGTCGATGCTGCCGGCGTCATCAGCGCATTGCCTATCGGTGGCTTTGGCTTCAGCGTGTATGTGTGTCCCGAAGGGACCGTATGCCAGGGCATCGGCAAAGATCCGGTAATTGCCTATCGCATGGTGAGTCCCGCCTATGTGAAAACCTTGCGCATCCCACTGCTCGCTGGACGCGATTTCACGGACCACGACAACCTCAACGGATCACTGGTCACGATCATCAACCAATCCACTGCGAAAAAGTATTTTCCGAACGTCGACCCCATCGGCCGTCATTTGGTTCCTTCCCGTGAGCGAATCCCGCTCGAAATCGTGGGAGTCATCGGCGATGTGCGGGCAAATGGTTTGGGAGCACCCGTAAGCGAGGAGTTTTATGTCCCAGCCGCGCAGGCATCCGCGGCGACCATGACTCTCGTCCTGCGGTCTCACACCAACTTGTCCGCATTCGCCCCGCCGGTTCGTCGCATCATGGCAAAGCTCGACCCCGATGTCCCTTTCGCGAATGTTGCGACGATGAACCAGGTGATCTCCGACTCTGTAACCCAATCTCGCCTTACCGCAATACTGACTGGCGCATTCGCTTCGATCGCTCTCTTCCTCACCAGCGTCGGCATTTACGGAGTGATCGCTTACTGGGTGGCCGAGCGTTCCTACGAAATTGGGCTAAGGCTCGCGGTGGGCGCGATGCGCAAGGACATTCTCACTCTGGTTCTAAAGCAAGGTATGAGCCTGGTTGCTATCGGCTTGGTGATTGGCTTAGCAGGATCCCTTCTGTTATCTCGATTCCTCAAAGAGATCCTTTTCGGCATCGGAACCTTCGACCCACGCACATTGATCGAGACGGTCGTGATCTTAAGCGCGGTCGCCGTCCTGGCAGTTTTGATTCCGGCTCGCCGTGCACTTTCAGTTGATCCCATTATTGTGCTGCGTTAA
- a CDS encoding LytTR family DNA-binding domain-containing protein produces the protein MATSFETAGIMERQQNLRGIRVVLACSELLNCAALRQALDQQLDVCVVGNATDWPTLVYQMNEFVPELVLAGNDLVSRALMEFGGPFPLFVRLGDSNPIDSSRVIATLPMSASPEQIFETVQQMKVAVLEAKWMDVMQMLQACRPDVVARRYSDLIEMTGKDSVTRVHAEDIRCITAAKNYVRLETTSGEFQTRAPISEIGARLDPAKFIRIHRSVIVNKREIASVLRREGNCVAVTLRNGKRFRIGSTYRHATTQLFDGSTEIAS, from the coding sequence ATGGCCACGTCATTCGAAACAGCAGGGATTATGGAGCGACAACAGAACCTTCGCGGCATCCGTGTCGTGCTGGCGTGCAGCGAGCTGTTAAATTGCGCAGCACTGAGACAGGCGCTCGACCAACAGTTGGACGTTTGCGTGGTCGGGAATGCAACCGACTGGCCTACGCTCGTCTACCAGATGAACGAGTTCGTTCCAGAACTAGTGCTGGCCGGGAACGATCTCGTCTCACGGGCCTTGATGGAGTTTGGTGGACCTTTCCCGCTGTTCGTTCGGCTCGGAGATTCCAACCCAATCGACTCCTCGAGGGTGATCGCTACCTTGCCCATGTCCGCTTCTCCCGAGCAGATCTTCGAGACGGTGCAACAGATGAAAGTTGCCGTCCTGGAGGCGAAGTGGATGGACGTCATGCAAATGCTTCAGGCATGCCGGCCCGATGTGGTCGCTCGGCGATATTCGGACCTCATTGAGATGACCGGCAAAGACAGTGTCACCAGAGTCCATGCCGAAGACATCCGGTGCATTACGGCGGCGAAGAACTATGTTCGGTTGGAAACCACGTCTGGCGAATTCCAAACTCGGGCGCCGATTTCCGAGATCGGTGCGCGGCTGGACCCGGCGAAATTCATTCGAATCCATCGCTCCGTGATCGTAAACAAGCGTGAGATTGCGTCAGTCCTGCGACGTGAAGGCAATTGCGTGGCGGTGACACTGCGCAATGGAAAGAGATTTCGCATTGGCAGTACATATCGTCACGCGACCACTCAGTTGTTCGACGGTTCGACCGAAATCGCCTCCTGA